From a region of the Rhinopithecus roxellana isolate Shanxi Qingling chromosome 8, ASM756505v1, whole genome shotgun sequence genome:
- the AGT gene encoding angiotensinogen, with the protein MAPASVSLRATILCLLAWAGLAAGDRVYIHPFHLVIHNESTCEQLAKANAGKPKDPTFTPVPIQAKTSPVDEKALQDQLVLVAAKLDTEDKLRAAMVGMLANFLGFRIYGMHSELWGVVHGATILSPTAVFGTLASLYLGALDHTADRLQAILGVPWKDENCTSRLDAHKVLSALQAVQGLLVAQGRADGQGQLLLSMVVGLFTAPDLHLKQPFVQGLALYAPVVLPRSLDFTDLEVAAEKIDRFMQAVTGWKISSPLTGASADSTVVFNTYVHFQGKMKDFSLLAEPQEFWVDNSTSVSVPMLSGVGTFQHWSDSQDNFSVTQVPFTESACLLLIQPHYASDLDKVEGLTFQQNSLNWMKKLSPRAIRLTMPRLVLRGSYDLQDLLAQAELPAILGTELNLQKLSTDNLRVGKVLNSIFFELEAAEREPTESTRQLNRPEVLEVTLDHPFLFAVYDQSATALHFLGRVANPLSPA; encoded by the exons ATGGCTCCTGCCAGCGTGAGCCTGAGGGCcaccatcctctgcctcctggcctggGCTGGCCTGGCCGCAGGTGACCGGGTGTACATACACCCCTTCCACCTCGTCATCCACAATGAGAGTACCTGTGAGCAGCTGGCAAAGGCCAATGCTGGGAAGCCCAAAGATCCCACCTTCACACCTGTTCCGATACAGGCCAAGACGTCCCCTGTGGATGAAAAGGCCTTGCAGGACCAGCTAGTGCTGGTCGCTGCAAAACTCGACACCGAGGACAAGTTGAGGGCCGCGATGGTCGGGATGCTGGCCAACTTCTTGGGCTTCCGCATATATGGCATGCACAGTGAGCTATGGGGCGTGGTCCATGGGGCCACCATCCTCTCCCCAACGGCTGTCTTTGGCACCCTGGCCTCTCTCTACCTGGGAGCCTTGGACCACACAGCCGACAGGCTACAGGCAATCCTGGGCGTCCCTTGGAAGGACGAGAACTGCACCTCCCGCCTGGATGCGCACAAGGTCCTCTCTGccctgcaggctgtacagggcCTGCTGGTGGCCCAGGGCAGGGCTGATGGCCAGGGCCAGCTGCTGTTGTCCATGGTGGTGGGCCTATTCACAGCCCCAGATCTGCACCTGAAGCAGCCGTTTGTGCAGGGCCTGGCTCTCTATGCCCCTGTGGTCCTCCCACGCTCTCTGGACTTCACAGACCTGGAAGTCGCTGCTGAGAAGATTGACAGGTTCATGCAGGCTGTGACAGGATGGAAGATTAGCAGCCCCCTGACGGGAGCCAGTGCGGACAGCACCGTGGTTTTTAACACCTACGTCCATTTCCAAG GGAAGATGAAGGACTTCTCCCTGCTGGCTGAGCCCCAGGAGTTCTGGGTGGACAACAGCACCTCAGTGTCTGTCCCCATGCTGTCTGGCGTGGGCACCTTCCAGCACTGGAGCGACTCCCAGGACAACTTCTCGGTGACTCAAGTGCCCTTCACTGAGAGTGCTTGCTTGCTGCTGATTCAGCCTCACTATGCTTCTGACCTGGACAAGGTGGAGGGCCTCACTTTCCAGCAAAACTCCCTCAACTGGATGAAGAAACTGTCTCCCCG GGCCATCCGCCTGACCATGCCCCGACTGGTGCTGCGAGGATCTTATGACCTGCAGGACCTGCTTGCCCAGGCTGAGCTGCCCGCCATTCTGGGCACCGAGCTGAACCTGCAAAAACTGAGCACTGACAACCTCAGGGTGGGGAAG GTGCTGAACAGCATTTTTTTTGAACTCGAAGCGGCTGAGAGAGAGCCCACAGAGTCTACCCGACAGCTGAACAGGCCTGAGGTCTTGGAGGTGACCCTGGACCACCCATTCCTGTTTGCTGTGTATGATCAAAGCGCCACTGCCCTGCACTTCCTGGGCCGCGTGGCCAACCCATTGAGCCCAGCATGA